Genomic window (Gemmatimonadota bacterium):
GGGCCACCGAGTCCCATGAACGAAGTCCCCTCGACCATGAAGATCACGTCGGAGAGCGCGGGCAGGTAGGCGCCGCCAGCGATGCAACTTCCCATCACCGCGCTGATCTGCGGCACGTGCAGGTAACGACGCATCAGCGAGTTGTAGTAGAAGATGCGCGCGGCCCCATACTGGCCGGGGAAGACGCCACCCTGATAGGGCAGGTTGACGCCGGCCGAATCCACCAGGTAGATGATGGGAATCCGCTGGCGCATGGCAACTTCCTGGGCGCGCAGAATCTTGGTGATCGTCTCGGGCCACCACGAGCCGGCCTTGACCGTGGCATCGTTGGCAACAACGACAACATCCCGGCCCGCGACGACGCCGACGCCGGTGATGACGCCCGCTGCGGGTGCTTCCCCGTCATAACGATCGTAGGCGACGAGCAAACCCAGCTCGCACCAGGGCGCGCCAGGATCAAGGAGCGACGTCACCCGTTCGCGCGGTGACAGCTGCCCCTTCGCATGCATCTTCTCGACTCGCTTGACCCCGCCCCCTTCCCGCAGACTGGCAGCGAGGGCGAGGTATTCATCCGTCAATGCACGCAGACGCGGAACGCGCGGTGCATCGGTCTTCGGTTTCGTCATCGGCAGATCAGGGGCGGACGTTGATGCGCGCCCACTCCTGGATATAGGTCACCAGATCGCCGGTTGGTGTCCCCGGGCCGAAGAGCCGGCCAATTCCCTGTGAATGCAATTCGTCCATGTCTTCCTGCGGGATGATCCCGCCGCCGGTGACGAGGACGTCGGAACGACCCATCTCCTCGAGCAGCTTGCGGACTCGCGGGAAGAGCGTCATGTGGGCCCCGGAAAGGATCGACAGGCCCACAACGTCCGCATCCTCCTGCACCGCCGCCGTCGCGATCATTTCCGGCGTCTGATGCAAGCCGGTATAGATGACCTCCATCCCGGCGTCACGCAGCGCCGCCGCCACCACTTTTGCCCCACGATCGTGGCCATCGAGCCCTGGTTTCGCCACGAGCACGCGAATGGGGCGAGCGAGCGGCGGCGCATCGGCAACTGCCATCATGAGCGAAACCTCACTTGAAGCGGAGCAGGCCGGCGAGGCCATCAACGGCCTCGGCAGCCTGAGTGTCATAGACGACATCCAGGGCGACGCGTTGACGCAGCGCTTCCTCGATAGCATCGTCGATCACGTCGACCGAGGGCACCACCTCGCCGTCCTCGCGCAGATCGCGCGCGAGCGTCGAGAGCCGCCCGGTCGCGAGGGAGCGGAAGCCGCTGACGGCCGCATCGCCACGCACCAGTAGAAGCCGGACCTGACCCTGCGAGAGCGCCTTGAGCGTCTCGCGGACACCGTTGACTGCCCACCCGGTGCCGAGCCCCTCGGCGAGTTCCTCGACGTGGCGCGCTTCCGAAATCCGCACGTGGTGTTCGCGCACATCCATCGTCAGGTGATGCACCGCGTCCGGGGTAGCATCCTTTGGCGAAAGCCGCGCGAGCCCGATGAGACGGTCGGCCACATAGTTGTGGAGATACGGCTCCAGCGCGCTGGCATCGTTCCCCGCCCCCGCGATCACGACCTGGTGCCCCGGCGAGGCGCGATCGAGTTCGAAGAGTGCGCGCGCCACTGCCTCCAGGTGCTGCTTCTTCTCGTTCTGGATCCGGTTGTGGAAGGCGTGTTCGCCGGTCGCGTTGCTGCGGGCGCCGGCGGCATGGAATCGGCCACCGCGAGTGACTTCGGTCGTGACCTTGCGGACCACCTTGGCGGCGTACGCGGTGACTTCCCAGATCAGCGCGGTCGCGCGATCCAGTGTCACCGTGAAAAGGCGACCAAACTCCTCCTCGCTCGAGGCGAGTTCGCGCACGAACGGCGTCCGATCCACAGCAAGACGAGAGCGGTGCACGCGTGGCAGCGGCCGCACCTCGAACAGCTTCGCTCCCGATGAGAGGAAGATCGCCACGCCCTGCGTCTCGGGGAGCCGGTCGGCGTCGCGCAGGTATTCGAGCATCAGTGCGAGGTCCGCGCGGATCGCTTCCTGCTGCGGCTTCGACCATCCCATCGAGGGCAGCGCGTATTCGAGTTCCTTGATCCGGTTCTTGACCTTGACGAGATACTTGCGACGAGCGCGATCACGCGGCTCGATCTTGAGATAGCAGGTGATGACCGGATGGGTACCGGGCTTCATCCGCAGCAGGTCCTTCCCGGGTGCGCGCTCTCGAGTGGTGGTGGCCATGATCAATCCTCGCTCTGCTAGAAGAACACGGGTTCGCGGTAGGCACCCCAGACGTCCTGGAGTACGTGCCGGATCTCGTAGAGGGTACAGTAGGCACGGGCACAATCGAGCATGGCTGGAATGATGTTGACGTCGGCCCGCGCGGCAGCCTCCAGCGCGGACAGGCGGGTTGCGACGAGGGCACTATCACGACTTTCGCGCATCCGGGCCATCCGGGCGCGCTGGGAGACTTCGGCTTCGGCATCGATCTTCAGGATCTCGATCGGTGCCTCGGTCTCTTCGACAAAGGCATTGAGCCCGACCACGGTCTTCTGGCCGGTCTCGACCTCCCGCTGGAACCGCGACGCCGATTGCGCGATTTCCCGCTGGAACCATCCCGCCTCGATCGCCGGCACGACGCCGCCCAGTGTCTCCACGTGCGCGAAGATCGCCTCGGCTTCGGCCTCGAGGCGGTCAGTCAGTGCTTCGACGAGGTATGATCCGCCGAGCGGGTCGGAGGAGTTGGGGACCCCGGTCTCGTAGGCGAGGATCTGCTGGGTGCGCAATGCCACGCGCACCGCGGTCTCGGTCGGAAGCGCGAGCGTCTCGTCGAGGGCATTGGTATGCAGTGACTGGGTGCCGCCGAGGACAGCGGCCATCGCCTGATACGCCACTCGCGCCACGTTGTTCAGCGGCTGCTGCGCCGTCAGCGAAACGCCGGCTGTCTGGCAGTGGAAGCGCATCTTCAGGGAGCGCTCGTCCTGCGCGCCGTAGCGTTCCTTGAGGTGGCGCGCCCAGATCCGCCGCGCCGCGCGCATCTTCGCAATCTCTTCGAAGAAGTCGTTGTGCACGTCCCAGAAGAAGGAGAGTCGCGGCGCGAACTGATCAACGTCGAGCCCGCGAGCCATGCCGTGCTCGACGTACGTGAAGCCGTTGGCCAGCGTGAACGCCAGCTCCTGCGCTGCCGTGGAACCCGCTTCGCGAATGTGGTAGCCGGAGATGGAGATCGAGTTCCACTTCGGCGTGTGCGTGCTGGTCCACTCGAAGAGATCAACAATGATCTTCAGCGACGGCTCCACGGGATAGATCCAGGCGTGCTGCGCGACAAACTCCTTGAGAATGTCATTCTGAATCGTGCCCTGCAGCTTCGCGATCGGAACACCTTGTCTTTCAGCCGCGGCCACGAAGAAGCAGAAGAGAATCGCCGCCGGTCCGTTGATCGTCATCGACACCGAGACCTGATCGAGCGGAATGCCGTCGAAGAGGGTCTCCATGTCGTCCAGCGAGGAGATCGCCACACCGCACTTGCCGACCTCGCCTTCCGACCGGGGATGATCGGAGTCGTAGCCCATCAGGGTCGGGAAGTCGAATGCCACCGACAGGCCGGTCTGCCCCCGCTCGAGCAGGAACTTGTAGCGCTGGTTGGTATCCTCGGCCGTCCCGAAGCCCGCGAACTGGCGCATCGTCCAGAGGCGCCCGCGGTACATGGTTGGATGGATGCCGCGCGTGTACGGGTAGTCGCCTGGAAGCGGAGCAGCGGCGCTGACATCGAG
Coding sequences:
- a CDS encoding methylmalonyl-CoA mutase family protein, with amino-acid sequence MTGLASHDSLLDRLALQEEELTRLRAEIAAWKAATAKLPVRSDSDFTTISGLAIEPVYTPLDVSAAAPLPGDYPYTRGIHPTMYRGRLWTMRQFAGFGTAEDTNQRYKFLLERGQTGLSVAFDFPTLMGYDSDHPRSEGEVGKCGVAISSLDDMETLFDGIPLDQVSVSMTINGPAAILFCFFVAAAERQGVPIAKLQGTIQNDILKEFVAQHAWIYPVEPSLKIIVDLFEWTSTHTPKWNSISISGYHIREAGSTAAQELAFTLANGFTYVEHGMARGLDVDQFAPRLSFFWDVHNDFFEEIAKMRAARRIWARHLKERYGAQDERSLKMRFHCQTAGVSLTAQQPLNNVARVAYQAMAAVLGGTQSLHTNALDETLALPTETAVRVALRTQQILAYETGVPNSSDPLGGSYLVEALTDRLEAEAEAIFAHVETLGGVVPAIEAGWFQREIAQSASRFQREVETGQKTVVGLNAFVEETEAPIEILKIDAEAEVSQRARMARMRESRDSALVATRLSALEAAARADVNIIPAMLDCARAYCTLYEIRHVLQDVWGAYREPVFF
- a CDS encoding cobalamin B12-binding domain-containing protein, whose protein sequence is MAVADAPPLARPIRVLVAKPGLDGHDRGAKVVAAALRDAGMEVIYTGLHQTPEMIATAAVQEDADVVGLSILSGAHMTLFPRVRKLLEEMGRSDVLVTGGGIIPQEDMDELHSQGIGRLFGPGTPTGDLVTYIQEWARINVRP